The Maniola hyperantus chromosome 24, iAphHyp1.2, whole genome shotgun sequence genome contains the following window.
ACCCTTCAGCATTAGCTACGACAAATGCCCCacgccagaccagaccaggctCGACCAGACCAGACTGATGACGTCATCGTACCCACCCGTAGAATACTCACAGACTAATGGAAGAAAGAAACGCTCCAGAGCAGCTTTCTCACACGCACAAGTCTACGAACTAGAAAGGCGTTTTAGCCAACAAAGGTAagtctaatattattaatgtgcaagtgtggatgtttggatgtttgttactcaatcacgcaaaaacggctgaacgggggggggggggggagcgGGAAGGGGGATCTGCATGGGGATTAGTATGAGATGAGATAACAAAGTAGGTCAGTTAGGACAGCGTCACtggagcgcgaagctccgcctgggggtgagccctagggttCGAAGAAATAGTTTGAagggtcggggggcaacgtcctcctaagggcgccttgtgaggctcggaccacggcttaggatgacgttgggatgggtggagctATTGGACGACTGGTTACGACGACGCTTTAATAGGGTTGAAttgccctacgagatagggagcattgtcggtcatggtttgatcgtcgggatcgttaaggacgtgcttagggcgccttgggggggggggggggggtatatTTCGAAAACATAATATGGCATGCCTTAGTATATACGGTATTTGGCTGTACCATCACAATAAAAGAACCACCTGTAAACCCACATTAaccataaataatttgactgattgattgattgattgaataaataatttcttcTTGTTTCAGGTACTTATCAGGTCCCGAACGAGCCGACCTAGCAGTAAGCCTGAAGCTAACAGAGACGCAAGTGAAAATATGGTTCCAGAACCGACGCTACAAAACCAAACGGAAGCAACTGCAAATGCAAGAAAGCGGCATGCTAGCCGCTGCGGCCGCCGCCGCCAACCACGCGAGAAAAGTCGCAGTCAAAGTACTAGTTAATAACAACGGCCAATCAACTTTACCCGACCTGAAATCCTACCCAGCTCCCATGTTAACAAAACCATTAAACCCAGCTCTATTTACCCCACAAAACCTTATAGAAGGCTCCCCAATTTTAAAGCATTTCGCTGGAGTCTACGGCGTTGATTTTGGAAAAAATCCCGAATACAAAGCGTTGTTACAAGAGTCGTATAACCAAGCTGTTTTACAGTCCCTATACGCCCCGCATTTAGGGGTAAATTACCCTAATTTGTCTAATTTACCCCTCTCCTATATGTATTACCCCGGCCATCCAGCATTCGGGATGCCTTTACCCTGTGACGTAGATAACAGACTTCAGGAAAATGTCGATTGTTCCAAAGAGTTTGGAGAAAATTCGCTTAAAGACGAGAAAGTGATTgagaaaagtaaaaaaatggTTGATTTGAATGAAAATAGCAGTGAAAGCATGGCTAGTAATATTGAAGTAGAAAATTAAAGTTGTATGGAACTATTGTACCTAATCTAAATTAATCGTAATTTTTTGTTAAAGTAGTGAAAGACTGCCATACCAGGCCCTCGGTGAGTCTATTGGTATACCTTTCCTTCGTAATTCTTGTACGAAAGAAACCTAAAAAGATAAAAGTATATAATAGGGCCGATTCtcctgtacacaatctctaaactaaactaaattaacaggtctaaatctagtgctatccttttccgcaagcaacattatgaaagggatagcaatagatttagacgtgccattttagtttagtttagagattgtgtgcaacggaattagccacaattatgtagatataaataaaattatctcaTAGCATCCTTGTGAAATCAAATTGAACTAAAACTTCTTTGATTGACGCAGATAcatcacaatttaaaaaaaagttatatttattaCACTGTATCTAATAGTTTTGAAAATCTGTGGTACTCACCACTTGGTAGGTCTAGGTAGTTTAAAACACCTTTTTAAAAGATGGCACTCTCAAAAGATCCGTTCTGTTTGGGGGCTTAAATAGCAATTTCAAAAACTTAGGTTTCATCTAGAAATCTAGGAAACCAAAGATTACTGCAACTTAATATCAAAGAATCCAAAGATTATGTAAGATTAAGTAACTAAAACCAAAGATATTTTACATAGTATCAAACCATATTAGGTGTAGTGTTGAAAAGATCTGAAAGAtagatttattaaataaaagataACATTAGTTAAATGGCTACATAAGGCTAGAGACACATCTACCGGAAATTCGCTCGCAGAAATTTTATTTGCCATAATATTTTTGTCCGTATtctgctttctcgagtatgccTCAAACAAAGTTTGATTCATATTTTGAATTTTCGCtgttaaactaaataaaattctgtttttttGGCGGATTTAAAGATTTACATAGGAAGGTAATTACATTAATTTTTGAGCCTCAGGAATGcctatatttagataaatctgTCAAACTACTAGATATTTAGTATCTAAATCTAGAGCATaatattggcgccgattctgttgtctttgtCTAAGTCTaaactaaagtaggtacctgcatctttttctttttagtaacTATTGCTAAAAAAAGATAGGTCATgaatttcacatttaaagaatCTACTaaatagtgcacgctacaaatggCTTGccactggcagctaaagtcgcGCGGTTTGACAGCGCTAATTTAAATTAGGTTTGTCTATCCCTTCtatattacattggtaagaaaaagatgcaaatactctaaattttagtagagctcagaatcagtaccattgtctaCATTTCATAGACTTTAATTTTGACTAATAAGTATTAAGAACCAAACTTCATTTGTACGAAATTCCTGTAACATTctcattttcatacaaaatattcAAGCGGAATTCCGTTAAAATTTTTCGCTCGCGATATTTTTGCGCTAGGTTTGTCCTTGGCCTAATGGATCAACCTTTAGTTAGATGTTTTGAGTTGGtttgtaaataatgtttttttgtttCTAAGTCGTTATTATTACGTAAGTTAAGTAGTTGAAAGCACGTTTGTAAATAAAGCAACATGTGGGTAGATATGAAAGTTTAATGTTAATAAAGGTGCAATACCGTTGATAAAAATGACTTTTTATTTCCCATTCATCGTAGTCGACCCGGCGGCCCCGGCTTTGCGCCGCGCGCTGTTAGAATTTCTGacaatctatacctacctataactgaaccacgttttaaatatttttgtctgtctgtctgtctgtctatctgtctgtttgaaagGGCTAATGGACCCATGCATAATAAGATCGAAATCTGAGCACCTGATTCCAAGCAGTCTTTCTTGTCTCTACCCTAAGGTGTTTTTGTAAAGTGTTAGCCAGAATGTGGCTAGAATAAAGGCTCCTGATGTGGCCCATTCAAAACCATTTTAGACACGAATAATTTGACACCCTCACAGTTGTATAAGGTAGCTCATAATGAGAAGGTTTAGGCGATAACCCGTCACGCTCGCCCAGTAcggattgacagatttcacacatctttaataacattatggagaacactcaggtttcctcacgatgctttcctttaCCGTTACAAAAAGTAAGCGATCAATACgcagtagaaaataatgtacatcggcttttagaatgacatttctgttttgtagagcgttgcctccgtcactcatacctacatgacgttttgtcgatctcaacgacagagacaatgctcgaCAAATCCGctacctccttctaaaggtggatgtacattattttgtgctgcgtactgtacctctGCGTACCTactctccgaaaagttagccgTGGGTGACCGGGATTGGACCCCCAACCTcgcgaataggaggcggacgtcttaaccactgggctaccacgactttttttataatagtcaCGAGTCGAATCCAATAAATTTTCGATTTTTAGTTAATTCCACCATCGTAATCTAAAGACAAGTTTAATATTAAAGCTACTTTTGATATGAACGCAGGTTCTTTAAAAGAAAACTTGTTAAACTAAACGACGTAGATAAGTGTTCAGAAGTTCAGAGTTCGCAAAGAGTGTTCAGATGATCGGTAATTGGTCTCCTCAGGAGTCAGGGCGGGCAACATGAAGAATGTCGCAAATCGCCGCCTGCGACTTTCGTGGACTGAGCTAAGCTTAGCTGGAGAGAGCttttactttttaactttttattgtaTCACAAGCTTCTTCCCATGTCTTCGTTGGCAGTTTCGATCgttgtaaagtggtgatgataaaaaaaccggccaagtgcgagtcaggctcgcacaatgagtgttccgtactacagtcgtattttttcgacattttgcacgataattcaaaaactatgatgcataaaaataaataaatatctgttttagaatgtacaggtgtataccttttatatgataccccacttgatatagtcactcacttcgaaagttgaaaatactaattattagttcatgaccacaatttaatttttattgtgtgatctaaccctaaattcacggttttcagatttttccccaaatgtcagctacaagatctacctacctgccaaatttcatgattctaggtcaacgggaagtaccctgtaggtttcttgacagacagacagacagacagacaacaaagtgatcctataagggttccgtttttccttttgagatacggaaccctaaaaatacccggctgagtt
Protein-coding sequences here:
- the LOC117993534 gene encoding homeobox protein bagpipe-like, producing the protein MESKVKSFKDIKTLQDCEKTNLSLSTPFSINDILTKENESKCEFENRMFCSNAFGGKMNFLNKQGGLSKEDGYTNKEVLEKSMKYYDDCSFRDYSDDGALDMSRKNSFPVTELSDDFDSRSSSTGSPVRRNSSPHSDIQPYKPFSISYDKCPTPDQTRLDQTRLMTSSYPPVEYSQTNGRKKRSRAAFSHAQVYELERRFSQQRYLSGPERADLAVSLKLTETQVKIWFQNRRYKTKRKQLQMQESGMLAAAAAAANHARKVAVKVLVNNNGQSTLPDLKSYPAPMLTKPLNPALFTPQNLIEGSPILKHFAGVYGVDFGKNPEYKALLQESYNQAVLQSLYAPHLGVNYPNLSNLPLSYMYYPGHPAFGMPLPCDVDNRLQENVDCSKEFGENSLKDEKVIEKSKKMVDLNENSSESMASNIEVEN